A region from the Sulfurivermis fontis genome encodes:
- a CDS encoding MotA/TolQ/ExbB proton channel family protein, producing MDIATLLGLIGGLTVIFAAIITGSDLTIFINLPGLMIVIGGTIAATLIKFPLTHCLSAVRVAFKAIRDEIDNPIDLIRQANELAAVTRKSGILALDGHPVSNEFLARGIQLAVDGLPPEFVRKTLREDMEQSMERHEIGQRIFRAIGESAPAFGMIGTLVGLVQMLANLQDPSSIGPAMAVALLTTLYGALIANLIALPIADKLELRGLQERVNKLLMIESMAAIQQGQNPRLMDEVLEAYLPHQQREKLAALLDSRAQETDGTPPS from the coding sequence GTGGACATAGCAACCCTGTTGGGACTCATCGGCGGCCTCACTGTCATCTTTGCCGCCATCATCACCGGCTCCGATCTGACCATCTTCATCAACCTGCCCGGCCTGATGATCGTCATCGGCGGCACCATCGCCGCCACCCTGATCAAATTCCCGCTCACCCACTGCCTCAGCGCGGTGCGCGTGGCCTTCAAGGCCATCCGCGACGAAATCGACAACCCCATCGATCTGATCCGCCAGGCCAACGAACTGGCGGCGGTGACACGTAAGAGCGGCATCCTGGCACTGGACGGCCATCCGGTAAGCAACGAATTTCTCGCCCGCGGCATCCAGTTGGCGGTGGACGGCCTGCCGCCGGAGTTCGTGCGCAAGACATTGCGCGAGGACATGGAGCAATCCATGGAACGGCACGAAATCGGCCAGCGCATCTTCCGCGCCATCGGCGAATCGGCCCCGGCCTTCGGCATGATCGGCACCCTGGTCGGTCTGGTACAGATGCTGGCCAACCTGCAGGACCCGTCCAGCATCGGCCCGGCGATGGCGGTGGCCCTGCTCACCACCCTGTATGGCGCCCTCATCGCCAACCTCATCGCCCTGCCCATCGCCGACAAACTGGAACTGCGCGGCCTGCAGGAGCGGGTCAACAAACTGCTGATGATTGAGAGCATGGCCGCCATCCAGCAGGGACAGAATCCTCGCCTGATGGATGAGGTGCTGGAGGCCTATCTGCCACACCAGCAGCGCGAAAAACTCGCCGCCCTGCTGGACAGCCGCGCACAGGAGACAGACGGCACTCCGCCGTCGTAG
- the rpiA gene encoding ribose-5-phosphate isomerase RpiA, whose protein sequence is MTQDEMKQAVAKAALEHVVPDTVIGIGTGSTANHFIDFLAEIKHKVAGTVASSVASAERLKKHGIPVLDLNEVSEISVYVDGADETNRRMHLVKGGGGALTREKIVAAASKKFVCIVDETKVVDVLGKFPLPVEVIPMARSYVARELVKLGGSPVYRDGFVTDNGNVILDVHGLQIQEPTELEARLNNIVGVVTNGLFALRPADVVLVGTPSGVRTL, encoded by the coding sequence ATGACACAAGACGAAATGAAACAGGCCGTTGCCAAGGCCGCCCTGGAGCATGTGGTGCCGGATACCGTCATCGGTATCGGCACCGGCTCCACCGCCAACCACTTCATCGACTTCCTGGCGGAGATCAAGCACAAGGTGGCCGGCACCGTCGCCAGCTCGGTGGCCAGCGCCGAGCGCCTGAAGAAGCACGGCATCCCGGTGCTGGACCTGAACGAGGTGAGCGAAATCTCCGTCTACGTGGACGGTGCCGACGAAACCAACCGCCGCATGCACCTGGTCAAGGGCGGCGGCGGCGCGCTGACGCGCGAGAAGATCGTGGCGGCGGCGAGCAAGAAGTTCGTCTGCATCGTCGACGAAACCAAGGTGGTGGACGTGCTGGGCAAGTTCCCGCTGCCGGTGGAGGTCATTCCCATGGCGCGCAGCTATGTCGCCCGCGAGCTGGTCAAGCTGGGCGGCAGCCCGGTGTACCGTGACGGCTTCGTCACCGACAACGGCAATGTCATCCTCGACGTACACGGCCTGCAAATCCAGGAACCCACCGAGCTGGAGGCACGCCTCAACAATATCGTCGGCGTGGTCACCAACGGCCTGTTCGCCCTGCGCCCGGCCGACGTGGTGCTGGTCGGCACTCCCAGCGGCGTCAGAACGCTGTAA
- a CDS encoding EVE domain-containing protein, whose amino-acid sequence MNYWLMKSEPDVFGIDHLASRSGQTEHWDGVRNYQARNMLRDQMRLGDQVFFYHSNCKVPGIVGIAEIVRAGYPDHTAWNPDSKYYDPKSTAEKPIWYMVDVRLVRKLKRTISLEELKQRPELAEMPLVRRGNRLSVMPVSPQEWEAILALE is encoded by the coding sequence ATGAATTACTGGCTGATGAAGTCCGAACCCGATGTCTTCGGTATCGACCACCTGGCAAGCCGCTCCGGGCAGACCGAGCACTGGGACGGCGTGCGCAACTACCAGGCCCGCAATATGCTGCGCGACCAGATGCGCTTGGGCGATCAGGTGTTCTTCTACCACTCCAACTGCAAGGTGCCGGGCATCGTCGGCATCGCCGAGATCGTCCGTGCCGGCTACCCCGACCATACAGCGTGGAATCCGGACAGCAAGTACTACGACCCGAAGAGCACGGCAGAAAAACCCATCTGGTACATGGTGGACGTGCGCCTGGTGCGCAAGCTCAAGCGCACCATCAGCCTGGAGGAGCTGAAGCAGCGGCCGGAACTGGCCGAGATGCCCCTGGTGCGGCGTGGCAACCGTCTGTCGGTGATGCCGGTCAGCCCGCAGGAGTGGGAGGCGATTTTGGCTTTGGAATAA
- the ilvA gene encoding threonine ammonia-lyase, biosynthetic, translating into MLEHYAKKILQARVYDVARETPLESAPGLSRRLGNKVLLKREDLQPVFSFKLRGAYNKIALLSPEARARGVIAASAGNHAQGVALAAQKMGLDALIVMPRTTPEIKVQAVRRRGARIELHGNAYDEAYAHARQLADEQGRTFIHPYDDEDVIAGQGTVAMEILRQYSADDLHAVFVPVGGGGLIAGVAAYIKYLRPEVKVIGVEPDDAASMHDALKAGERVVLEQVGIFVDGVAVRQAGAEPFRIARQCVDEVILVSTDEVCAAIKDIFEDTRAIVEPAGALAVAGMKRYVQREGARDQALVAINSGANMNFDRLRHVAERAELGEQREALFAVTIPERPGSFRRFCEALGQRAITEFNYRYADAREAHIFVGVEMHDGARDKEELISLLKSQGYPLLDMTDNEIAKLHVRYMVGGHTGGLADERLLRFEFPERPGALLRFLNHMGRHWNISLFHYRNHGADYGRVLCGIQVPAADEAKFQEFLAQIGYPHWDESGNPVYELFLR; encoded by the coding sequence ATGCTCGAACATTACGCCAAAAAGATATTGCAGGCCCGGGTTTACGACGTGGCCCGGGAGACCCCGCTGGAGAGCGCCCCCGGCCTGTCGCGCCGCCTGGGCAACAAGGTGCTGCTCAAGCGCGAGGACCTGCAGCCGGTGTTTTCCTTCAAGCTGCGCGGTGCCTACAACAAGATCGCCCTGCTGTCGCCGGAGGCCCGCGCCCGCGGCGTCATCGCCGCCTCCGCCGGCAACCATGCCCAGGGCGTGGCGCTGGCGGCACAAAAAATGGGACTCGACGCCCTTATCGTCATGCCGCGCACCACCCCGGAGATCAAGGTGCAGGCGGTGCGCCGGCGCGGTGCCCGTATCGAACTGCACGGCAACGCCTACGACGAGGCCTACGCCCATGCCCGCCAACTGGCGGATGAACAGGGCCGCACCTTTATCCATCCCTATGACGACGAGGATGTCATCGCCGGCCAGGGCACGGTGGCGATGGAGATCCTGCGCCAGTACTCCGCCGACGACCTGCATGCGGTGTTCGTCCCGGTGGGCGGCGGCGGCCTCATCGCCGGCGTCGCCGCCTATATCAAGTACCTGCGGCCCGAGGTGAAGGTGATCGGCGTCGAGCCGGATGATGCCGCCTCCATGCACGACGCCCTCAAGGCCGGCGAGCGGGTGGTGCTGGAGCAGGTGGGCATCTTCGTCGACGGCGTGGCGGTGCGCCAGGCGGGGGCGGAGCCGTTCCGCATCGCGCGCCAGTGCGTGGACGAGGTGATCCTGGTGTCCACCGACGAGGTATGCGCCGCCATCAAGGACATTTTCGAGGACACCCGTGCCATCGTCGAGCCCGCCGGCGCCCTGGCGGTGGCCGGCATGAAGCGCTACGTGCAGCGCGAGGGCGCGCGTGACCAGGCCCTGGTGGCCATCAACTCCGGCGCCAACATGAACTTCGATCGCCTGCGCCACGTCGCCGAACGCGCCGAGCTGGGCGAGCAGCGCGAGGCCCTGTTCGCCGTCACCATTCCGGAGCGGCCGGGCAGCTTCCGCCGGTTCTGCGAGGCCCTGGGGCAGCGCGCCATCACCGAATTCAACTACCGCTATGCGGACGCCCGCGAGGCGCACATCTTCGTCGGCGTGGAGATGCACGACGGCGCGCGCGACAAGGAGGAGCTGATTTCCCTGCTGAAGAGCCAGGGCTATCCCTTGCTCGACATGACCGACAACGAGATCGCCAAGCTGCACGTGCGCTACATGGTGGGCGGCCACACCGGCGGCCTGGCCGACGAGCGTCTGCTGCGCTTCGAGTTTCCCGAACGCCCCGGCGCCCTGCTGCGTTTCCTCAACCACATGGGACGGCACTGGAACATCAGTCTGTTCCACTACCGCAACCATGGCGCCGACTACGGTCGTGTCCTATGCGGTATCCAGGTGCCGGCCGCCGACGAGGCCAAGTTCCAGGAGTTCCTCGCCCAGATCGGCTACCCGCACTGGGACGAGAGCGGCAATCCGGTCTATGAGCTGTTCCTGCGCTGA